The Coccinella septempunctata chromosome 9, icCocSept1.1, whole genome shotgun sequence genomic interval ATAGAGAGGTGGAAAGTAAGAGAGGACGTCGAGAACATGAGTGACCATCAAAATATAACCTACAGCTATAGAAGTCAAACCTTGGCTCGACGGGAGGAAGAGGAGAGGAAGACCGGTTGGTTAGTGAATGATCTCGGGAAATTCATGGAGATCATGGAGGAGAGGAAGAAGGAGATCAAAGGAGATTATCATAACCTGGATAAGATCTGGAAGGAAACCTGCGACCGATGTTTTAGGAAGAAAAGAACGCCAAAAAGGAAACCAGTATACTGGTGGAATCCAGAGATAAACTCGGCTAGAAAGAGATGCATCAAAACACGGAGACAactcattccgagtcattcgcttgacaagagaagacgtgctacagtgctataaaagagaaagcggacgagaaagtcgaagtgtcacagtgccgtaaaagtgaaagcggaggtgaaagtgcccactaaccaagctacggaatatttgattccgtctgaagtttgtgtaggttctatatttgttatcggaattttaattcgttaaaattttcaaagttggtgttcatcctaagtgtccagaggatttttttattctcgttggtactgcagaaaacatcaggtgagcttatttttcgtatctttttttctgatttttctcatatcgtagagaatttttgatgagtcgttttgtttttatgcatgagatacatttttctttttgtcttgaaaaattttatttccaatttctttgagtagcaaagtaattattaattagattttgaaatgtctgaccattcggactgtgattccgtaatggaagaagacgcgccagaaatcgctaatgtcgtgtccgaacacgatattttgagagaggagaacgcatgtttgaaagcgagggtgaatgagctagatagaggcgtatctagcttagttgctgagattaaaaatctcagggagaggctcgagttgcaggagggaaataaggaaagtcctcactccaaagcactcaaaaagaacattattttgaaaaatgtccaagaagtgaccttaccgattcaaaaacagaagattgaggtggtcaaaacccctcaaaacaaaatttccccacccgccaaaagagtgagaaaggatagctcctcgtccaatgaagattcaaacaaaaaaagagtcttggaaaccccagcccaagagaaaaccactccagtggagagaaaagaaaaaatccccacagttaccctgagaggtacgtccgaatggacgtcaatttccaacgcgttaatgcgaaacggtattaattacagcagagcgacaactgtgaaggacggaattagggtcgtcacacaaaccccacaagatcatcggaggatgactgaattcctccacaaaatcaacagagagttttacactctccaacgagaggaggaaaagaaaatttacgcggtagtgagatacctaccgctggatgcagatatcccgacgatccttgacaacctcaaggatcaagggatcgtcgatgaaatataacaaaaaagccgatgctcttattgctggttaaaacccagaataagggtatcttcgaggtgagaaggctctacaacatgaactgtgttgttgaacctaagagaaggacgaccgggcctggacaatgttatcgctgtcagcgatatggacatgcccaaagtaagtgcacttttccatggaggtgcgtgaaatgctccggtaatcacagctccaaggagtgtacgcttaccagggagaacgaggagcgaaatgcttcttgtgttctctgtggagagcaaggacatccagccagctacaagggatgtagcgaatggaaattggtcactaaaaaggccaagagatcgccaagatcaaatcaaaccagctcgaggccaacacaaaatactccgaagccagcccgaaactcttcggaagtggagaaaccccaggaaactgcaaccaaagcagtcaaagagacgaagaaaccagagaaaacgACGGAAAaagcaaaaaccgtcaaaaaagccgaaaccagaaaaggaatttctggaatcactgaggaactggataagtccacgaaaaacctcctcagcacgatgatgcagaatctggagaaagagattgagaagaagatgcagcaaattattaagaatatttaatggctgatacgacgatacagaacaatctcataatcgtctcttggaacgtcgaaggattgagagcccgcagaccagaattcgaagaactgattgaagagaagagaccggatgtcatagctctccaagaaacaagacttaaccccaacgttcggatagcatttcccaattacgatatctacagaaatgatagacctaacagcacaggtggcgttgctatactggctagaaggaatatggatcaccatttcgaccaaatattcaatggtcaagaagtagaagcaatatcgattattgtgaataccaatcgaggacaagtgaagattatttcgacttataaatcaccggataaggacatgctggaagatgatctaaaaatgctactagaaggaagacacccgaaaatcataattggtgatcttaactgcaaatcgcaggaatggaacagtaaggtggaaaataccaacgggagaagactgaagatttagtgataggacctgatataccgacctacataccaagagtaaatggactacacgatgtactggacattgtcgtaatgaaagacatcactgaagaaatcagcattgatacaatagaagacggaacttcagaccacaatcccatagaattcatagtgggacatggcccaagaaacgaagaagagacacaaaccaaggatcgcacagactgggagaaatataagaatttacttcaggagaaaatcacggaaattccccaaataaacacccgggatgaattagatgaagcagttgaaaaattggaaaatcaaataaaagaagcctatgaagaaagcaccaagagaataaggaaaccaattccgaaacattcacatggagatacgccaagggatataaaggaacatataaaaaagaacagaagactcaggaaaatctacagaacaacaaaaagagaagaagacaagaagaaactgaataagcatagtcagatattgaaaaatgctttaacagaactgcgtaataacagatggcaccagagattgaGGGAACTGAATAcgatagatcactcggcttggaaaatgcaaaaacgcttacgacgagaacatacagttatacctccactgcatggagcaaacggaatggtatatacgagacttaaAAAAgtcgaagcacttgccgactcaattgagagagaagccagaataaattacagaaatgatgatgacaatgaagatctagaagaagaagtggaggcaaacgaagaactgatgatggaaccaccggaaaccgaaatcattccaaaaccggcttcaccaacagaaatcaaagagataataatgaaactgaaaaaccggaaagcaccgggagaagataggataacgaattatatgttgaagaaattgcctagaaaaggaatagcagccttgacgaatataacaaacggagtgatgaggaccgaatactacccaaagagatggaaaactgcagaaattatagttttcaacaagcctggaaaggaacggaaatttcctcaaaattatagaccaatcagcctactatcagcactaggaaaagtcgtcgagagggttatcgccaaaaggctgaatgaggaaacagaaatgttgaagataattccacccgaacaatttggatttcgacgagaacactcgactgaactccaattactacggctcatagaatacgtcaccgaaggaatgcagaccaaacaggccacaggattagttctgatggatatcgagagagcttttgatagagtatggcacgaaggcctaatctacaagatgaaaaaagcaggatattcgaccaagctatgcaagattataaggaactatctgaggaatagaaacttttatgtgaagatagatggagcaacctctcaaaccagacaattggaagcgggagtgcctcaaggatcggtacttggacctctgctttacgtaatatacgtttatgatatcccgaagaatgctagaaatatgctcaccttgtacgcagatgacacaggaatagcgttcagacatcgacgcccagagatcatacaccggagactgcaggaagccatagatgaattactcaaatggtgcatcaaatggaaaatccaaatcaatggaagaaagactcaagcaatattactgcaaaagagaagattgaggatggaagaaaaccttgaagttgatggagaagaggttgaatggaaaaatgaagcaacatacctaggagtgacgcttgacagaggacttacatggaaaaaccacatcaaatgtgctgttgataaaacaaaagccgcaatgagtaaactttatccactcataggcggaagaagtcatatgaataagaacatcaagttgacgatgattaaaactattgcgcgaccacaactcacatatggatcggcggcatggggcttcgcagccaagacccacatcaagagaatacaggccactgagaataaactccttagaatggctatggacgtaccctggtttgttaggaacaaacaaatctacaaggacttggaatgggaaccagttacagaatttatgaagagaaaggcggaaaggatattcgacaaagccaaacaacatccaaatgaggaactacgaagattagtcgactacgatccaacggaagaagctagaaggtcaagaacctaccaccgaagaccaagagatcagttaaggatttaaatgtaaccaaagaagagcttaacctataaaagctataggcagcatacaactatcaacacgactatgatcgtgtgagagtccagaaaccataagagtcaactggttaataggcaaaatgcccggaacctatgaagaagcagttaagggtttttagtgggtgtggagctcagagagtgagaatccccatacTGTttcccctcagcagagggtgtgttcgtctgttttgcagattttccccctgctacaccaaaaaaaaaaaaggagacAACTGTGCAGGATGAGAGCAAGGAAGAATAGGGTGACGGAGACTGAGCGGTTATTGGAGGAGTTGAAATTGAATCGAGAGGAACTGAAGAGGATCATCGCGACATCATAGAGGATGAAATGGCAGGAACTTATTGAGGAGGTAGACCAAGATCCATGGGGCTTGGCATACAAGATTGTGCGAAAAAAGATAGGTACGGAATCACCTCCAAAGTTGAATGAAAGAGAAATGACAGCAGAAATAGAAAAGCTATTCCTATTGTAACGAGACTTGATtgttttgaaaatcaaacctcgttttaaatatccgtttccctgaattttccagttgaaacaatgcaacaccgtctgatggagatttcagtttcaatatagttattccgtttcattttggaaatatttttcagaatcctgattatttaattcaaattccgtataattgaaatttccatcattaatccgccgtaagaatccaaaataaagaaaaagtgtctttctgcattcggcgttgtttttccgtccacaaaaacacaccgaattcagtataaaacatcgtggattgcagataacgacagtttcttttaccgataaagagataaccgccaccgagaatatttcttctggggagaatattcgagaattccgaattttgagtgcaattttaatcacgtgaccgtccacatgttggagagttgATAAATAGGGCCTGCGATTCTGTATTCTAGATTCATTTTTCAGTCTTGATTCGGTAGTGATTCTGTAATTGATTCTTTTCTCGATTCAgtaattaattcatttccgcCTTTTTAAGtctttcttcctattagagttttcttttgcttttcttaattttttttcgcttAAGTGGTGGTGttaccgtaccggaacaaactgtaaatcttttcttgataccgcatacttcgtgattcaaagttgcattcttttatctgtttaattgtgttaatccttgttgttaatccccctgtttaacgcagacttctgtcgcctggttctctggtgaaccaagaccagtcgacggaaatctcgaagtttttctactggtaatgcttggcgtgtgacacccaaggttgccacagaaagaccacagtaacctatcccgtcctacctcatttgtgttccgtttagacttcccgtttaacgcagacttctgtcgcctggctatctggtgacggaaaccaatcggcagaagtctcgaagtttttctactggtaatgcttggcgtgtgacaccccaggttgccacagaaagaccacagtaacctataccgtactacccctgttgtgttccgtgtagatttcccgtttaccgcagacttctctcgcctggctatctggtgacagaaaccaatcggcagaagtctcgaagtttttctgctggtaatgcttggcgtgtatacccaaggttgccacggagagaccacgataaactaccccgttatcctgtaaattgttgcattgtgtttcacctgcatcagccccgtcccgtttattaaatagtttcaaattctgattggcctgtacactgaaaatcactggaagtgctcggtTGCTGTAAATTCTATATAAACCCCGTATATCCGTTATTGTCTCAGAGGGAATCAAAGTAACTGCTATTAATTGTTtactttctttaatacctgatagtttgactgaatataattgatttgaatattctttgattcattgatttcactttctgattaccgtgacaagttattgcatttctgtttcaattcaattcaattcaattcttctttatttcaaattaaatcatattttacaactgcaaaaaacaaaataaaatgaaatgacgtcacaCTATCATTGAAAACTAAACTTAAACCTTAACTATTAACCAGAATTCCAATACATATTCATCTACCTAAAATTAGAGTTCATATATTCTTCAATACTGTAGGGTTCAAGATTTATTAAAAACTGCTTCAATCTAAGCTTGAACTGTTTTTCTGTGGtgataattttcaattgattatcAAGTCTATTATAAAATCTAATACCCATATAATAGGGACTTCTTTCAAGAAGAGTTAAACGATGTAAAGGAAACAGAATATCATTTTTACGCGTGTTATACCTATGATCTGACCAGGTGAATAATTGTTTATttttaaaaacaaaaacaatgatCTCAAAGATATATAACCCGAATATTGtaagaatttttttagatctgaaGATTCCTCGACATGATTGCAAGTAAGACATGCCAAAAATTATTCTCATAACTCTCTTTTGTGTAACGAAGATATCCTGGGCTCCTGAACCAGCTCCTCAAAACATGATACCGTGTCTGGCTTTTCCCTGAAAGTTGGCAAAATACAATATTCTCCTCACTTCTTCACTCAGGTATCTTGAAACAAATCGGATGCAGTAGTAGACgttgttcagttttttattcAGGTAGTCGATATGATAAGACCAAtccaaaaattcattcatataaATTTCCAGGAACTTCGTATTCTCTTTCACCTCAAACTGAGAGTCACAAACTACGATAGATTCAGGTTTTTCTGCCCTATTTTGTTTCGTCCTGAAAATCATGAGGTTTGTTTTTTCTTTACTTATAAGTAATTTGTTCTCTTCAAACCACTCTTTTAACACTCTGTAAATCTCATTTGTATTTCCAATTATTTCTGGAATATTTGATCCCCTTACCAACAcatttgtatcatctgcaaattgTGTCAGGTCAAAACCTATATTATCCGTCACAAAAGTGGCATCCACTGAATGTGTTGAATTGTTCACTTGAGCAATTGCCATGTTAAGGTCATTAACATATACAATGAACAGAACTGCCCCCAATATGCTGCCCTGGATAACTcctattttgtttttcaatatttcagacCTGATTTCTCTACCCCTATCTCGAATAACCACTCTCTGTAACCTCTCCTCCAAATAGGACTCAAACCATTTAAAAGCCCACCCTCTCACACCATATCCATTCAGTTTTTTTAAGAGAATATTCCTATCCAAACAATCGAAGGCCTTTGATAGGTCCAAAAAGAGGCCCATCGCCATATCGCCTTCCTCCAAACATTTCAAGACTGCCTGTGTGAAACTGAAAATAGCGCTTTGTGTAGACCTATTATTGATGTAACCATGTTGATTATTGGTAACTATATTGCATTCGGTTAGAAATTCTGTGAGTCGAGCGTACATGACAAGTTCAAAAATTTTGGAGAATCCCGGGAGCAAGCTTATAGGTCTATAACTGTTGAAACTATTTTTTTCTCCCTTGCCTTTATAAAGCGGTCTTATTGATGCTAGCTTTAGTGAATCTGGAAATATTCCTTCTCTCAGTGAGTTGTTTATTATGTGACAGAGAACTCTAGTGATGGCGGGGAGTATTCGATGAATAAGGCTAGTAGGAATCtcattttccttatttttgaacttggtcatcagctgtatatatttcttgacttggaaataactgtatggttcactgtaagttagattgttgtaataaattcggttttaacgtacttgttatcgc includes:
- the LOC123320547 gene encoding uncharacterized protein LOC123320547; this translates as MYARLTEFLTECNIVTNNQHGYINNRSTQSAIFSFTQAVLKCLEEGDMAMGLFLDLSKAFDCLDRNILLKKLNGYGVRGWAFKWFESYLEERLQRVVIRDRGREIRSEILKNKIGVIQGSILGAVLFIVYVNDLNMAIAQVNNSTHSVDATFVTDNIGFDLTQFADDTNVLVRGSNIPEIIGNTNEIYRVLKEWFEENKLLISKEKTNLMIFRTKQNRAEKPESIVVCDSQFEVKENTKFLEIYMNEFLDWSYHIDYLNKKLNNVYYCIRFVSRYLSEEVRRILYFANFQGKARHGIMF